The window cagtactaaataaaaaataacatgaattttgtatgatccctcttgttttggtaaaataattaacattttgcagattttggtgtatgtaaagttttgacttgaattgtataatataatataatataacataatatgtcaaacgttaataataatttaaacatttatagtaaataatttaaatatttttttaaagaattttaactAAGACTATATTTATTCAacacaaaatacattaaaaacagtaataatgtaaaacactgttcaaatttaatatttttatttttaaggttttaaaatgtaatttactccagtgatggcaaagctgaattttcagcataatttctccagtcttcacatgattattcagaaatccttctaatatgctaattGGGTGCTCACCTATTATAGGTATTATTTAGGTATTTTTAGGCGAAGTTATTAATAAAGGTTCTTATTATAAATAATGAAATCTGCTTTATATTTTGTGGAATCTGtgatatattttaaattgaattaatttaatgaaatcaatttaatgccttgctaaataaattaagttttaaaataaattgaaataaaaacatttcgaagtattactgtttttactgtattttatcatactagatacatttgagtgtgttgtTCTGTTATAATGCTGTGCATttgtcacctgtctaataaaatgcaaaacataTTAAAGCATCTTTagtgtttccatgttttctacaaaatgaaACCAGAAATCGAGGGTATATAACGTCATTGGCAAGCGACGTAATGACAAGAGATGAGCCACTAGTTAAAACTGCATATTTCtttggatttaaacattcttggaaGCATTTGGGATAATATAAGTACACaagtaaacaaaatatataacactgttttactgtttgtttgttttttggatattttaattaaaaaaaaatcttacatattgtgcaCTTAAATGTGTTTTAGTTTTGATTATCAGAATCTCTAGTAATCATGTTATATTGGATCAGTAAATGTCAAAGAGCATGTTAGAGGTAGGCGACAGAGCAATGAGGTTAAAAGCTGTACACTACGACCTTACTTGGCCTTAAACCAAATTTAATTAGCCACACGTTTAGTGATGTGAATAAGCTTTTAATGTTAAACCTGGCATGTTAAAGTCAAGCCTGCTTTGGATAGCTGTGGCCTAGATTACAGTCATAATTAATTTAGTGGTCTACCATTTATGCTCATTTGGTCATCTAATATGGCTAAAACTCTGGGCTTTCAGAACAGTCATAATCTAATGGGTACTTGTGTTTCCTAATAAAAACTTTAATCATGTGGAGCAATTTCTGTTGCAATAATAGGCTGTACGTTCCGTTAGCTGGCTCAAAACAGTGCACTGACTGAGTACATGGGCATTTGTTGACTCTGTTCACCCACCCACCTGATTTGAGCTCATATCAGTAATTGATGATCAGGCCTGTAATTACGACCTCATAATTGCTATTCATCCAGACAGACAAAAGATGTTAATAAGCAGCTTCTTCAAATCACAATGTATCCCATTCATAGATATTCTCTGATGGAATTCAGTACAGTAATTATTCAAAACAACACCAGGCCTCTAAAATGAGAGGGTCAAGATGCCTTATGAAAAATCTCAGAGTGATGCAATTCAAGTGTAATAGCAGTATCCGGCTAGATTCGCCTAGCAAAGCTTGTTTCTGAGGCATACGGATGCATTTTTGTGACTGTAAAAACTGTCTTCACTCTGTATGTATTCTAATTCTGTCACATTAGCATTGTCAAATAAAAACATagcatccaccttattttttctgTAAGAGCGAGCAGCCATTTGTTAATTTAATGGGTCTGGCTTCCTGTgtcatctgcatccagctatttttagctctaCAAACCAGCTAgttttgctacttgatattgcaaattggtatgtcttaccattattttaatgcattagctttaattatgaaaatactggtttgtagtgcaaactgtctTACCGTTTACTGTGCTTTATCCTTctagttatttccctatagcagctaatgaaccgaaATTCTCGCACACTCACAAAACTATGAAATATATGTGGATAATATGGAACAGtttgttcacttccaaaacaaaaatttacagataatgtactcagccccttggcatccaagatgtttatgtctttctttcttcagtcataaagaaattatattttttgaggaaaacatttcaggatttttctctctatataatggatatctACGGTGCACccaagtttgaacgtccaaaatgaagttcaaatgcagcttcaaagggctctaaatgagccgaggaagaagggacttatctagtgaaacgatcggttattttctaaacaaattcacaatttatatacattttgttacctcaaatgctggtcttgtctcctctctgcaatgcacatgcgtAGTCCTTGTGAtatgggtcaatacagttagggtatgttgaaaaactcccatcttgttatcttcaccaacttcaaaatcgccccacattgctgcagaagtaccgtcccagtgtttacaaagtgaacataccaAGAAGATCAactccttttacaaaaaaagataaaacagcgttgtaggacgattttaaagttgaagacaaaaacgagatgggagtttttcgacataccctaactgtactgacccggattacacagactacgcatgcgcataAACCAACTCTAGGTGCACTACCGCCACCAACCGGACTGGACCGTTACTTACGATTCATTAACAAacgactcttatgaactggttcttttggAATCAAACGTATAGTCACTGTGTAGCCCGATTTCCAAATCGAAAATTAGTTACTCTTTCACTGCTCTTAATAGTTTAAAAAGTCAAAGTAATGTTTAAATCAGTCTAAAACACTCCCCTGTACAATTTACAGCATTATCAGAAAGTGAATttatttatccaccttatttttgccaTTAGAgtgtgcggccatttgtaaatttttagTTGTACAAACATGCAagtcgttttgctgcttgatattgcaaattggtgtgtcttaccatattattttaatgtagctTAATTACACACTAGTtgagtgcaaacagttttagcatttactaaacgttgttattcttctcgctaTATTATTCTTTCCCTATAGAGGATTTGCTCTAACGTCAAAGTTTGGTCTGTTACcaggttaatgtactactgaatacgtcgttctgctaatttatgctgtctaaaccacactGCTAATCATATGAGAAGGACTTAGTAACAGGAAAGGGCACAATtatgacaaactaaaattaataggtaataaagatacgtacgagcagtattaaataagatattagcctaatatttcacttacCTGACCATTAaggataagaacaaacacgaatgttgtcaaaattcttgccctggaaatccaggttcagtttggccaaccacaaacgccttttgttcctcagacagttttttgcactcttctctttgatttgttataacttttgaaaGTCTGTACTCCACATGTTTTTctcgattagtacagcccaaaacatgacaataactgaccattttcagcggcaataatcagcaaaatgtgcaggttctgttcggttcagtggcattgtttacgttcagtgccgccaatatggccaactgaTGATGCGTTGTGAAAACAGTCTATAGCGACTAATGAAATGGAAGTCTCGGTCTAAGCTTACCGCGGTGAAGAATAAGTTGGATGTATCTAAGAATatgtaagtaaaattaaaaaaaagaagagtagcaagaaaaaacattttatttttagaatgtgTGCGCCTTCAGTAATTTGGAGGGGTGGGGAAGGGAGATATACAAATATTCTGAAATgcttattaaaattttaaatgatcCACTTGATATTGGGTGGCAGGATATACTTGCCAAAATGCATTTGTGTCTAGGATCAATGCTAACCTATACCTGAAAAATTTTTTCCACACAAAGCTTAACATTCCCACCATTTTTTCACCTGAGCAAAAGAGAGTTTTTGCAAAGAGAGAACCATACACCAGTTAAATAATGAGTAACATTACACATTACCAATGCCAATAGAAGCAGTACAGCTTTGAAAGAGTCACAAGTAAAAATATAATAGCTCAAAGTGCAAAGACAGAGGTGTCAGAGGAACAACagttaatatataaacaatagaCTGTGAGATAAAACAGAACACTGGTTTGTGCTGTGGGCAAGACAGAAAGTTCCACCTATTGTTCTCCTTCCTTGCATTCATTGTAAAGGCTTAGAAGTCTTAGAAAGCACTATGACTGACTAAAGATTCAGCTTTTCTGTGTGCGATTCTGTGAGGGTGTTGTGGGTGTTCCAGTTTTACTGTGCTCTGCCCGCTGCTGTCTGGCTTGTAGCTCCTTTACCTCAGCCAGAACCTCTCTAGCTTCTCGCCAGGAGGAAATGGCCTCTTGTAAGAGGCGCTCAGCTGCTGCCCGCCTGCTGTCCCAGTCCAAAGCTTCACTGAGAGGAGAATCAGTACTCTTCATGCTTCTGAAATGGGGCGAGTTAGAGATCCGAAAAAAAGCAGGGTCTGAAGACTTCATATGTGGCGAGTTTGAGCCAGTGGACAGAGGCGAGTCTGAACCTTTTATGTGGGTCAGATCAATGCATTTCGTATGTGGTGAACTTGATTCTTTTGAATCAGGTGAATCGATGCTCTTCGAGCGAAGCACGTTCTTGGAACGAGGCGATTTGGATGACTTAAAACGAGGCGAGTCCTTTGACTTCACATGTGGTGATTCTTTCCCTTTGGAACCAGGAGAATCTTTCACCCTTACTGAGGGGGAATCTGTGCCTTTGCTGTGGGGTGAGCTATGTGAGCTTGAGCCCTTGGAGTGTGGTGAGCTTGAGCCCTTGGAGTGTGGTGAGTCAGAGCCCTTGAGATGGTGGAAACGTGGGGAGTCAATGCCTCTTAAGTAGGGGTAAGATCCCATCCTGCCCCGATGGGGTTCCTGTTCCTGAATCTCCGCTAGCAGCTCTTGAGTTTTCTGCAGCCGCTGGTTGATTAGTTCCTGCAGGTGGCTTGTGGGAGTCTGGGCCAGTGTTGGCTGGAGCCCATTCTTCTTGTTTGGTTTTCTCTCTCCTCGGGACAGAGCGTCATCCATGGAAGCACATCGGTTACGGCCCTGAGCTAACTTCTTCTCGTTTTGAGGTGTGTGAGGCTGGTTTTCATGGTTACAGGAGAACTCGCTCCTGCGTGGCAAGCTGCTGGTTTTCGGCCTGGATGCATCTGTGCCAGCACGTCGACGGCCGGGAGCCAGCTTATCCTGATGGTCCTTCAACCACTCATCCTGATCATCATCAAGCATACCAGCATCCTCCTCATTCACCAAGTCCAGTGTCAGCATTCCATCAGAGGAGGTAGAGGCCTaaagattcattcaaaaatgtgttattaatataaaatatcaaaCCAAATTTGTGACCCTGCTAAAACCAGTAGtgggtagcacaggtatatttgtaacagtTGTCAACAATgtatgcattgtatgggtcatgggatttttcttttatgccaaaaatcattaggatattaagtaaaggtcacgttccatgaagatattttgtaaatttcctaccataaatatatcaaaacttaaattttgatttgtaatatgcattgctaagtacttaatttggacagctttatgggcaattttctcaatatttagatttttctgcacattcaaattcaagatttttaaatagttgtatctcagccaaatattgcccaatcctaacaaaccatacatcagtgaaagcttttttttattcagctttcaggtgatatataaatctcaattaaaaaaaaaacctttatttaaacaaaattacaGTAAATAGCAATATTGTtaactattacaatttaaaataaatgatctctattttaatatattttaaaatttaataatttccTGTAAAGGCACATTTTCAGCTTAATAACTTAAATTACTTAAAAGagtagaatttatttgaaataaattctTTTATATTAGAACTTTAGTCTTTACTGTTTTTGATCAgattaatgcatccttgcagaataaagacaactaataaataaaactaatttctttaaaaaaatcttaaggaCTCCAAACTTTTATTTGGggtcattaaaggattagttcactcctgaagtaaaatgtcctgataatttactaacaacccttgtcatttaagatgttcatgtctatctttcttcagtgtaaataaaattaaggtttttgaagaaaacataccaggatttttctccatatagtggacttcaatgggagccaatgagttgaaggtccaaaatgcagtttcaatgcagcttcaaagggctctacatgatcccagcaaaggaataagggtcttatctagcaaaacgattcaTCATTTTCAAAGAATTACATGAAATGACACATGGTCACATGgtcacacatggttagttctccgtctgtgtactccagttcaaaagGGTATGGtagaaaaactccatctcattttctcttccaacttttacactgtccaacattgttgttttacatttttttgtaagaggtgtttgactttctttgcacattcgctttgtaagcACTGGATCGGTACTTTCTTTGTCACACATGACCTTTTAAATATTATTACGTAATACGTGAAATAAGTGCAAGACAAGCATatgtgtttaaaaagtatatacattttttattttttagaaaatgacagatccctttgctagataagacccttattccttggctgggattgtgtagagccctttgaagctgcactgaaactgcaatttggacttttaacccgttgatccccattgtagtccactatatggagaaaattcctagtttttctcaaaaaccttaatttcttttcgattgaagaaagaaagacatgaacatcatggatgacatAGTGAtgtgtaaattatcaggaaactttaattctggagtgaactaatcctttaaaagttTTTGGACAATTTAGATGCAAAATGACAGATAAATCAAATATCAGAATCCCAATTACAGAGCTACAGCTGAAAAGTAAACTTTCATATTATGTGTAAAACTTGTTAAATGAcgaaaaatatattgaaatagttAGGTTTCAGTAAAGTTTTCTGGACTATCTGTTATGCAGTTAAGTTATAAATAGCTGCATATAAGTTTCATCACTACCGCACAAGGAAGTCAGTACATTTCCACTGACGCACAAAAGTATAAACAGACAAACAACAACACTCATCtaaatgaaagtccaaacaagGATGCCACCCACCACAGCCATAAGATGACCCCGCGTGGGCAAACGGCGTCCAAGTGGGATCTTGGCCCGATCGCGTGTAGGGTGAGCCAGAAGACTCTCCTCCTCAATCGTGACCtgcagagaaaaaaaattaaacaaaactgaaGCTGAGATCATTTTTACTATATTAACACAGTCATTTTCAGCAGCTTTATATGGTTTCTAATTTACACAACACAAAAGGCCTATATGACATCAAGCGCTAATTAGTCTCACTTTCATCTCAGTTTAATCCAGCAGTTGTTGATGTGAAAATGAATTTTGCAGATTTATAAATAGAAGGTGCTATATGCAGATGATGTTAAATTCACACAAGTGGGTTTGTGGTATATGTAATGCAGTGATTTTACAAGTGGAAACAAGACTGTGTGAaattgtctcttatgctcaaggctgcatttgataaaatattattataatttaaaga of the Garra rufa chromosome 17, GarRuf1.0, whole genome shotgun sequence genome contains:
- the plekho1a gene encoding pleckstrin homology domain-containing family O member 1-A, with amino-acid sequence MKKSHLVKRGLQDANQPSSQPDKVGWIRRFNGKGIFREIWRNRFVMLKGDHLYIFEKEMKNDGKTHEVFDLALYERSEELRKAKSHSKKNHSKFTLLRRQHPGNKSPNLVFLAVSPEEKESWINVLNTAITRAKNRVLDEVTIEEESLLAHPTRDRAKIPLGRRLPTRGHLMAVASTSSDGMLTLDLVNEEDAGMLDDDQDEWLKDHQDKLAPGRRRAGTDASRPKTSSLPRRSEFSCNHENQPHTPQNEKKLAQGRNRCASMDDALSRGERKPNKKNGLQPTLAQTPTSHLQELINQRLQKTQELLAEIQEQEPHRGRMGSYPYLRGIDSPRFHHLKGSDSPHSKGSSSPHSKGSSSHSSPHSKGTDSPSVRVKDSPGSKGKESPHVKSKDSPRFKSSKSPRSKNVLRSKSIDSPDSKESSSPHTKCIDLTHIKGSDSPLSTGSNSPHMKSSDPAFFRISNSPHFRSMKSTDSPLSEALDWDSRRAAAERLLQEAISSWREAREVLAEVKELQARQQRAEHSKTGTPTTPSQNRTQKS